A stretch of the Kushneria konosiri genome encodes the following:
- the rpoZ gene encoding DNA-directed RNA polymerase subunit omega: MARVTVEDCLQYMDNRFQLVMVATHRARQLARGSRNAELPWENDKATVMALREIAAQKVDRTVLNEPLEAMVPQRPRYEPESE, translated from the coding sequence ATGGCACGAGTAACGGTTGAAGATTGTCTCCAATACATGGATAACCGCTTTCAGCTGGTCATGGTCGCAACGCACCGCGCCCGTCAGCTGGCTCGCGGCTCGCGCAATGCCGAACTCCCCTGGGAAAATGACAAGGCCACCGTCATGGCCCTGCGCGAAATCGCCGCGCAAAAGGTCGACCGTACGGTACTCAACGAGCCGCTGGAAGCCATGGTGCCCCAGCGTCCGCGCTACGAGCCCGAGAGCGAATAA
- the gmk gene encoding guanylate kinase, protein MSQGTLYIVSAPSGAGKTSLVRELIAATSQLGVSVSHTTRQRRAGETDGINYHFVDEPTFEAMIQRNEFFEHAWVFDRHYGTSRLEVEKRLTLGEDVILEIDWQGARQVRAQMPQAVSIFILPPSREALRERLSNRGQDDAATIDRRMRDAVSEMSHFDEYDYLIINDDFATAVNELRGLISAERLRMARVQAANQSLIGELLSEVEGLR, encoded by the coding sequence ATGTCTCAGGGCACGCTCTACATCGTTTCTGCCCCCTCGGGCGCCGGCAAGACCAGTCTGGTGCGCGAGCTCATCGCCGCGACCAGCCAGCTGGGTGTCTCGGTCTCCCACACGACCCGCCAGAGGCGCGCCGGCGAAACCGATGGCATCAACTATCACTTCGTGGACGAGCCCACCTTCGAGGCGATGATCCAGCGCAATGAATTCTTTGAACATGCCTGGGTCTTTGATCGCCACTACGGCACCTCGCGCCTTGAAGTGGAAAAACGCCTGACCCTTGGTGAGGACGTGATTCTCGAAATCGACTGGCAGGGCGCACGTCAGGTACGCGCCCAGATGCCGCAGGCGGTCTCGATCTTCATTCTGCCACCCTCGCGCGAGGCGCTGCGCGAGCGGCTGTCCAACCGCGGGCAGGATGATGCGGCCACCATCGATCGCCGCATGCGTGACGCCGTCAGCGAGATGTCGCATTTTGATGAGTATGACTATCTGATCATCAATGATGATTTCGCCACCGCCGTGAACGAACTCAGAGGACTGATCAGTGCCGAACGTCTTCGAATGGCTCGGGTACAGGCCGCAAACCAGAGCCTGATCGGCGAGCTCTTGTCAGAAGTGGAAGGGCTCCGGTAG
- a CDS encoding LysE family translocator has product MSISWWVSVTLFAITMTGTPGPNNVMLTASGAMYGFRRTLPHIVGILLGGLTLFTLIALGLGTLFQRYPIIQQGLQIVGAIYLLYLAWRIASAPPPQFDVTSDARPLTLWQAATFQFVNPKVWVMGLTLMASFLPAEGPVWLNAFGLALFMEAVALPCISLWAGFGMVIARFLTTPRAWRLFNVTMGLMTAACVMFIVK; this is encoded by the coding sequence ATGTCCATCAGCTGGTGGGTCTCCGTGACCCTGTTTGCCATCACCATGACCGGTACGCCCGGCCCCAACAACGTCATGCTGACGGCCTCCGGCGCCATGTACGGCTTTCGCCGCACCCTGCCTCATATTGTCGGCATTCTGCTCGGCGGCCTGACGCTGTTCACGCTGATCGCACTGGGGCTGGGCACGCTGTTTCAGCGTTATCCGATCATCCAGCAGGGGCTGCAGATCGTGGGCGCGATCTATCTGCTCTATCTGGCCTGGCGTATCGCCTCGGCGCCGCCGCCGCAGTTTGATGTTACAAGTGATGCCCGCCCCCTGACACTGTGGCAGGCGGCCACGTTCCAGTTCGTCAATCCCAAGGTCTGGGTGATGGGGCTGACGCTGATGGCCAGCTTTCTGCCCGCCGAGGGCCCGGTCTGGCTCAACGCCTTTGGACTTGCCCTGTTCATGGAAGCCGTCGCCCTGCCCTGCATTTCGCTGTGGGCGGGCTTCGGGATGGTCATTGCGCGTTTTCTGACCACCCCGCGGGCGTGGCGCCTCTTTAACGTCACCATGGGGCTGATGACTGCCGCCTGCGTGATGTTCATTGTAAAGTAG
- the grxB gene encoding glutaredoxin 2, protein MDLYIYDHCPFCVKARMIFGLRDVPVRLQTLLNDDAETPVRLVGEKKVPILEFEDGYTLAESMAIVKCIDSEDEGVKVMDGPRNPEITRWISAASETVAKLFIPRVPRAPLGEFATPEAAEHFTHDKQAMFDDFETLLDQTPELLVDTQRWLNELDALIQSPEAVNGVLSLDDIELFPVLRQLSLVEGVKYPENVEAYRQSMSQLADVPLHDELAIAA, encoded by the coding sequence ATGGACCTTTATATCTACGATCACTGCCCGTTTTGCGTGAAGGCCCGCATGATTTTCGGCCTGCGCGATGTCCCGGTCAGGCTGCAGACGCTGCTCAACGACGACGCCGAGACCCCTGTGCGTCTGGTCGGTGAGAAGAAGGTGCCGATTCTCGAGTTCGAGGATGGCTATACCCTGGCCGAGAGCATGGCGATCGTGAAGTGCATTGATAGCGAAGACGAAGGCGTGAAGGTGATGGACGGCCCGCGCAATCCAGAGATCACTCGCTGGATCAGTGCCGCCTCCGAGACCGTAGCAAAACTTTTCATTCCCCGTGTGCCCAGAGCGCCACTGGGAGAATTTGCAACGCCCGAGGCCGCCGAGCATTTCACACACGACAAGCAAGCCATGTTTGACGATTTCGAAACACTGCTGGATCAGACGCCCGAACTTCTGGTGGACACCCAGCGCTGGCTCAACGAGCTGGACGCTTTGATTCAGTCGCCGGAGGCGGTCAACGGCGTGCTGTCGCTGGATGACATCGAACTCTTCCCGGTGCTGCGTCAGCTCTCGCTGGTCGAAGGGGTAAAGTACCCTGAAAACGTTGAAGCCTATCGCCAATCGATGTCACAGCTTGCCGACGTGCCGCTGCACGATGAGCTGGCCATCGCCGCCTGA
- a CDS encoding PLP-dependent aminotransferase family protein, whose amino-acid sequence MTIWIPELSENGPRYRALAQAIERAIDNGELAPGDKLPPQRRLADALGVTVGTVTRAYALVEQSGRVSAQVGSGTYVHRQEPGSAFADVMGTSHDGLVDLGMSLPPPHPERQATLGRLMSEISTDPAALEQAIHYPLDDTMATHRQRYADWLGHQGLAVDPEELLITQGGMNGIALALSALLSPNDRLAAEALSYPGVISAARQQSLKMVAIPFDDEGIDVAALAARRERTPFRALYLMPEHHNPTTVQLSEKRREALVALARERDFWLIEDGVMHLPNDARGTPLYQLAPERTILLFSVAKILGGGLRSGIMRAPKGVLEPLRISLRNQCWAPPVLMAEIAGRWLTSNDADRLLSWQFEELEARQAMVREALGDFDITMRRGGFYAWLVLPGEHRAARLVETLEKEGVRVAPAEAFCVGSTAAPQAIRICLSAAPDRGALAQALSVIVDALSQNAPPRWQTV is encoded by the coding sequence ATGACAATATGGATACCCGAGCTTTCAGAGAACGGCCCGCGCTATCGCGCTCTGGCACAGGCCATCGAGCGTGCGATCGACAATGGCGAGCTCGCCCCCGGCGACAAGCTGCCGCCCCAGCGCCGGCTGGCCGATGCGCTCGGGGTCACGGTGGGTACCGTGACCCGTGCCTATGCGCTGGTAGAGCAGAGCGGGCGGGTCAGCGCCCAGGTGGGCAGCGGTACCTATGTCCACCGCCAGGAGCCGGGGTCGGCCTTTGCCGATGTGATGGGCACCTCACACGACGGGCTGGTGGATCTGGGCATGTCGCTGCCACCGCCCCACCCCGAGCGTCAGGCCACGCTGGGACGCCTCATGAGCGAGATCAGTACAGATCCCGCCGCACTCGAGCAGGCCATCCATTACCCGCTGGATGACACCATGGCGACCCATCGCCAGCGCTACGCCGACTGGCTGGGCCATCAGGGCCTGGCAGTTGACCCGGAAGAACTGCTGATCACCCAGGGCGGCATGAACGGCATCGCGCTGGCGCTGTCGGCGCTGCTCTCTCCCAATGACCGTCTGGCGGCCGAGGCGCTGAGTTATCCAGGGGTGATCAGCGCTGCGCGTCAGCAGTCGCTGAAGATGGTGGCCATCCCCTTCGATGACGAGGGCATCGATGTGGCCGCACTGGCCGCGCGCCGTGAGCGTACGCCTTTCAGAGCGCTCTATCTCATGCCCGAGCATCACAACCCCACCACGGTGCAGCTGTCTGAAAAGCGTCGCGAGGCGCTGGTGGCACTGGCCCGCGAGCGTGATTTCTGGCTGATCGAGGATGGCGTGATGCATCTGCCCAATGATGCGCGCGGCACGCCGCTGTATCAGCTGGCCCCGGAGCGCACGATCCTTTTGTTTTCAGTGGCCAAGATTCTGGGTGGCGGCCTGCGCTCAGGCATCATGCGCGCACCGAAGGGCGTGCTGGAGCCACTGCGCATCAGCCTGCGCAATCAGTGCTGGGCACCACCGGTGCTGATGGCCGAGATTGCCGGGCGCTGGCTGACCAGCAATGATGCCGACCGGCTGCTGTCGTGGCAGTTCGAGGAGCTTGAGGCACGCCAGGCCATGGTGCGTGAGGCATTGGGCGATTTTGATATCACCATGCGCCGCGGTGGTTTCTATGCCTGGCTGGTCCTGCCCGGTGAACATCGCGCCGCCCGGCTGGTCGAGACGCTGGAGAAGGAAGGCGTCCGGGTCGCACCGGCAGAGGCCTTTTGTGTCGGCAGCACTGCTGCACCGCAGGCCATTCGGATCTGTCTGAGTGCCGCGCCGGACCGTGGCGCTCTGGCGCAGGCACTGAGCGTCATCGTGGACGCCCTGTCCCAGAACGCCCCGCCGCGCTGGCAGACGGTCTGA
- a CDS encoding SDR family oxidoreductase, with translation MNKTILILGCGDVGTALGERKLAQGYSVVGVRRHAAGLQSYGIDPLSMDINDESALEALPDADIVVYALSADRFEESAYQAAYVDGLNRTLNHYEGREHAPQHVFFVSSTSVYGQQDGETVDEDSELDPKSFSGRLLIEAEQRLASSPLPGTAVRFSGIYGPGRERLIGQVQEGRIAPKSPPMYSNRIHRDDCAGVLDFLIERAVNGEPLESVYLGSDTESTPLHDVMMWLAGRLNVEPSSTIQSPLRRRASKRCDSRRLVEAGYKFKYPTFREGYAQVLKAAGIKVSEQA, from the coding sequence GTGAATAAAACAATTCTCATCCTTGGATGCGGTGATGTGGGTACCGCACTGGGAGAGCGCAAGCTCGCGCAGGGATACAGCGTGGTTGGCGTACGTCGTCATGCGGCAGGTCTCCAGTCCTATGGCATTGACCCATTGTCGATGGATATCAACGATGAATCCGCGCTTGAGGCGCTGCCTGATGCCGACATTGTAGTCTATGCGCTCAGCGCTGACCGCTTTGAAGAGAGTGCCTATCAGGCCGCCTACGTTGATGGCCTGAATCGGACGTTGAACCATTATGAAGGGCGCGAGCACGCACCGCAGCATGTGTTTTTCGTCTCCTCCACCTCGGTGTATGGCCAGCAGGATGGCGAGACGGTCGATGAAGACAGCGAACTCGACCCCAAAAGCTTCTCCGGACGCCTTCTGATCGAGGCCGAGCAGCGTCTGGCCTCAAGCCCGCTGCCGGGTACGGCCGTACGCTTTTCGGGCATCTATGGGCCCGGTCGCGAGCGGCTGATCGGTCAGGTACAGGAAGGACGTATCGCCCCCAAGAGCCCGCCGATGTACTCCAACCGCATTCATCGCGATGACTGCGCCGGCGTGCTGGACTTTCTGATCGAGCGCGCCGTTAACGGTGAACCGCTCGAATCGGTCTACCTGGGCAGCGACACCGAGTCCACGCCCTTACATGACGTGATGATGTGGCTGGCGGGGCGTCTTAACGTCGAGCCCAGCAGCACCATTCAGTCACCGCTGCGCCGGCGCGCCAGCAAGCGCTGTGACAGTCGGCGTCTGGTCGAGGCGGGCTACAAGTTCAAGTATCCGACCTTCCGTGAAGGCTATGCTCAGGTGCTGAAGGCGGCCGGCATCAAGGTCAGCGAGCAGGCCTGA
- a CDS encoding RidA family protein has protein sequence MSNRAAIHTDQAPKAIGPYSQAIKAGNTVYLSGQIPLDPVSMEIVSDDIEQQAHQVFRNMKAVCEEAAGTLADVVKLNLYLTDLSHFALVNGVMEQYFQPPYPARAAVGVKELPKGSQFEAEGVMVLGD, from the coding sequence ATGAGCAATCGTGCCGCCATCCATACCGACCAGGCGCCAAAAGCCATCGGCCCTTATTCACAGGCCATCAAGGCGGGCAATACCGTTTATCTGTCCGGCCAGATTCCGCTCGACCCGGTCAGCATGGAGATTGTCAGCGACGACATCGAACAGCAGGCGCATCAGGTGTTCAGGAACATGAAGGCCGTATGTGAAGAAGCGGCCGGAACGCTGGCCGACGTCGTCAAACTCAATCTCTATCTGACCGACCTGTCGCACTTTGCGCTGGTCAATGGCGTCATGGAGCAGTATTTCCAGCCGCCCTATCCGGCCCGCGCCGCCGTGGGCGTCAAGGAACTGCCCAAGGGCAGCCAGTTTGAGGCCGAAGGGGTCATGGTGCTGGGCGACTGA
- the recG gene encoding ATP-dependent DNA helicase RecG, translating to MSAAPSHAPASGATDLNTLKGVGPAMRERLERLNLQVAEDLLFHLPLRYQDRTRVTPIAALKAGSEAVVEGEVTASDVIQGRKRSLLVRLRDGSGILSLRFFHFSKAQVGQFARGARIRLFGEARSGSTGLEMYHPEYRLLKDETGEEVEETLTPIYPTTEGLAQPRLRALIRQAFEHLDQGSLTLEELIPEAIRTRFRLPALRESLDYLHFPPPDAPLEQLAEGQHPTQRRLALEELLAHQLSLYRIRLRIQDDAAPALPASSGLATRFLTQLPFSLTGAQRRVLSEISADISQTTPMLRLVQGDVGSGKTVVAAMAMLQAVSGGHQAALMAPTELLAEQHYKSLKRWFEPLGIEVAWLSGKLKGRARLDAKALISEGRAQVVAGTHALFQEDVHFHRLGLAVIDEQHRFGVHQRLALRQKGEVNGITPHQLIMTATPIPRTLAMSAYADLDVSVIDELPPGRTPVRTVAVSDERRGEVTERIRNACLEGRQAYWVCTLIEESEALTCQAAEVTRDTLTEALPEFQVGLVHGRMKAAEKAEVMNAFRDGELDLLVATTVIEVGVDVPNASLMIIENPERLGLAQLHQLRGRVGRGKVESFCVLLYHPPLSDTSRERLAVLRESNDGFRIAERDLELRGPGEVLGTRQTGLVGMKIADLTRDRDLLDPVRQLTRAMLDQAPESIEPLIRRWLGEAAGQYGQV from the coding sequence ATGAGTGCCGCACCATCGCACGCCCCGGCCAGCGGCGCGACGGATCTCAACACGCTCAAGGGCGTGGGGCCGGCCATGCGCGAGCGCCTCGAGCGGCTCAATCTTCAGGTGGCCGAGGACCTGCTCTTTCATCTGCCGCTGCGCTATCAGGACCGCACCCGGGTCACCCCGATTGCAGCTCTCAAGGCTGGCAGCGAGGCCGTGGTGGAAGGCGAGGTGACCGCCAGCGATGTGATTCAGGGCCGCAAGCGCAGTCTGCTGGTTCGCCTGCGCGACGGTTCCGGCATCCTGTCGCTGCGCTTTTTTCATTTCTCCAAGGCCCAGGTCGGTCAGTTTGCCCGCGGCGCCAGAATTCGCCTGTTTGGCGAGGCGCGCTCGGGCAGTACCGGCCTTGAGATGTATCATCCCGAATACCGGCTTTTGAAGGATGAGACCGGGGAGGAGGTTGAAGAGACCCTCACGCCGATCTATCCGACCACGGAAGGCCTCGCCCAGCCGCGCCTGCGCGCCCTGATTCGTCAGGCCTTTGAGCATCTTGATCAGGGTAGCCTGACGCTCGAGGAGCTGATTCCCGAGGCCATTCGGACGCGCTTTCGTCTGCCTGCGTTACGTGAATCGCTGGATTATCTGCATTTTCCGCCGCCGGATGCGCCACTGGAGCAGCTGGCAGAAGGTCAACACCCTACCCAGCGGCGACTGGCGCTGGAGGAGCTGCTGGCGCATCAGCTGAGCCTGTATCGCATTCGCCTGCGCATTCAGGATGACGCCGCACCTGCACTGCCCGCCAGCAGCGGACTGGCGACCCGATTTCTGACACAGTTGCCGTTTTCGCTGACCGGCGCCCAGCGCCGGGTCCTGAGCGAGATCAGCGCCGATATCAGCCAGACCACCCCCATGCTACGGCTGGTGCAGGGCGACGTTGGCTCCGGCAAGACGGTGGTGGCCGCCATGGCCATGCTCCAGGCCGTCAGCGGCGGCCACCAGGCCGCACTCATGGCGCCGACCGAACTGCTGGCCGAGCAGCATTACAAAAGCCTCAAGCGCTGGTTCGAGCCGCTGGGCATCGAGGTGGCCTGGCTCTCCGGCAAACTCAAGGGCCGTGCCCGGCTGGACGCCAAGGCGCTGATCAGCGAAGGGCGCGCGCAGGTGGTGGCCGGTACCCATGCACTTTTTCAGGAAGACGTTCACTTTCACCGGCTGGGTCTGGCCGTCATCGATGAGCAGCATCGCTTCGGTGTGCATCAGCGCCTCGCCCTGCGCCAGAAGGGGGAAGTGAACGGTATTACTCCGCATCAGCTGATCATGACCGCCACGCCCATCCCTCGAACGCTGGCCATGAGTGCCTACGCCGATCTGGATGTCTCGGTGATCGACGAGCTGCCCCCCGGTCGCACGCCGGTCAGGACCGTGGCGGTGTCCGATGAGCGCCGCGGCGAGGTAACCGAGCGCATTCGCAATGCCTGTCTCGAAGGTCGCCAGGCCTACTGGGTCTGTACGCTGATCGAGGAGTCAGAAGCCCTGACCTGTCAGGCCGCCGAGGTCACCCGCGACACCCTGACCGAGGCGCTGCCGGAATTTCAGGTCGGGCTGGTGCACGGTCGCATGAAAGCCGCCGAGAAAGCCGAGGTAATGAATGCCTTTCGCGACGGCGAGCTGGACCTGCTGGTCGCCACCACGGTCATCGAGGTCGGCGTAGATGTCCCCAATGCCAGCCTGATGATCATCGAAAATCCCGAGCGTCTCGGGCTTGCCCAGCTGCACCAGCTTCGGGGCCGGGTCGGGCGCGGCAAGGTTGAAAGCTTCTGTGTGCTGCTTTATCACCCGCCGCTGTCGGACACCTCCCGCGAACGGCTGGCCGTGCTGCGTGAATCCAATGACGGCTTTCGCATTGCCGAGCGCGATCTGGAACTGCGCGGCCCCGGCGAGGTGCTCGGCACCCGTCAGACCGGGCTGGTCGGCATGAAGATTGCCGATCTCACCCGGGACCGTGACCTGCTCGACCCGGTGCGCCAGCTGACCCGCGCCATGCTCGATCAGGCCCCCGAGTCGATCGAGCCGCTGATTCGCCGCTGGCTCGGCGAGGCCGCCGGCCAGTATGGTCAGGTGTAG
- a CDS encoding RelA/SpoT family protein codes for MFTIDDLSDRLDGYLTVDEIAQVRRAFYYAEQAHDGQHRRSGEPYVTHPLAVANILANMHMDYQSLMAAMLHDVIEDTGITKEALSRQFGEEVAELVDGVSKLTQITFEDKAVAQAENFQKMVLAMSRDIRVIIVKLADRLHNMRTLGALRPDKKRRIARETLEIYSRIAGRLGINTIRVELEDLSFQAIHPMRAERIQRAVVKARGNRRSMVRHVQSTLQSTLDGDDLPGTVMGRQKHLLSIYRKMRDQRKPFNELMDVFGFRIVTDRVDTCYRILGAVHNLYKPVPGRFKDYIAIPKANGYQSLHTTLFGPNGIPIEVQIRTREMEAMANNGIAAHWLYKAGQTDRPIAMGSHARAREWVRGLLEMQRHAGNSLEFIEHVKNDLFPDDAYVFTPKGDIMELPRGATAIDFAYAVHTDIGNSCIACRIDRHLAPLSSRLESGQTVEIITAPGAQPNLAWLSFTITAKARSAVRHALKHQQRNDSVALGRRLLNQALTSFDLTLETLSQTHIDALLKALTLNSLDDLLEEIGLGSRVAWSVARRLADSEPQEIQAHSDDQGAMAISGARNMVISFARCCYPLPGDTIVGNLSAGRGIVVHRSECGNLEDCHEDPEKCFPLQWSDTVEDDFPVGLRLEIETRRGLVAELASLINDAEANIERINIEERDERLSIVNLTLAVRNRVHLARIIKRIRNLAYVGRVSRTGS; via the coding sequence ATGTTCACGATCGATGATCTCTCCGACCGCCTTGACGGCTATCTGACCGTCGATGAGATCGCGCAGGTCAGACGCGCCTTCTACTACGCCGAACAGGCCCACGACGGCCAGCATCGCCGCTCCGGCGAACCCTATGTCACCCACCCGCTGGCCGTGGCCAATATCCTGGCCAACATGCACATGGACTATCAAAGCCTGATGGCGGCGATGCTCCATGACGTGATCGAGGATACCGGGATTACCAAGGAGGCGCTGTCGCGCCAGTTCGGCGAGGAAGTGGCCGAGCTGGTCGACGGGGTGTCGAAGCTGACCCAGATCACCTTCGAGGACAAGGCCGTCGCCCAGGCGGAAAACTTCCAGAAGATGGTACTGGCGATGTCGCGCGATATCCGCGTCATCATCGTCAAGCTGGCCGATCGGCTGCACAACATGCGCACGCTGGGCGCCCTGCGCCCGGACAAGAAGCGCCGCATCGCCCGCGAAACGCTTGAAATCTATTCGCGCATTGCCGGACGCCTGGGCATCAATACCATTCGGGTGGAGCTGGAGGATCTCTCCTTTCAGGCGATTCACCCGATGCGCGCCGAGCGCATTCAGCGCGCGGTGGTCAAGGCGCGCGGCAACCGCCGCTCGATGGTTCGCCACGTTCAGAGCACCCTGCAGAGCACACTGGATGGCGACGACCTGCCCGGCACGGTGATGGGCCGCCAGAAGCATCTGCTGTCGATCTATCGCAAGATGCGCGATCAGCGAAAGCCCTTCAACGAGCTGATGGACGTGTTCGGCTTTCGCATCGTCACCGACCGGGTCGATACCTGCTATCGCATCCTGGGCGCGGTGCACAATCTCTACAAGCCGGTGCCGGGGCGCTTCAAGGACTATATCGCCATCCCCAAGGCCAACGGCTATCAGAGCCTGCACACCACGCTCTTTGGCCCCAACGGCATTCCCATCGAGGTGCAGATTCGCACCCGCGAGATGGAGGCGATGGCCAACAACGGCATTGCCGCCCACTGGCTCTACAAGGCCGGCCAGACCGACCGACCGATTGCCATGGGCAGTCACGCCCGCGCCCGCGAATGGGTGCGCGGCCTGCTGGAAATGCAGCGTCACGCCGGTAACTCGCTGGAGTTCATCGAACACGTCAAGAATGACCTGTTCCCCGACGATGCCTACGTGTTCACCCCCAAGGGCGACATCATGGAGCTGCCGCGCGGGGCCACCGCGATCGATTTTGCCTACGCCGTGCATACCGACATCGGCAACAGCTGCATCGCCTGTCGCATCGACCGGCATCTGGCGCCGCTCTCCTCAAGGCTTGAAAGCGGTCAGACCGTCGAGATCATTACCGCGCCGGGCGCTCAGCCCAACCTGGCGTGGCTGTCGTTCACGATCACGGCCAAGGCCCGTTCGGCGGTGCGCCACGCCCTCAAGCATCAGCAGCGCAATGACTCGGTGGCCCTGGGCCGACGCCTGCTCAATCAGGCACTCACCTCGTTTGATCTGACGCTTGAAACGCTGTCACAGACTCACATCGATGCACTGCTCAAGGCATTGACGCTGAATTCGCTCGATGATCTGCTCGAGGAGATCGGGCTGGGCAGTCGTGTGGCCTGGAGTGTGGCGCGGCGTCTGGCCGACAGCGAGCCGCAGGAAATTCAGGCCCACAGTGATGATCAGGGCGCCATGGCCATCAGCGGCGCCCGCAACATGGTGATCAGCTTTGCCCGCTGCTGCTATCCGCTGCCGGGCGATACCATCGTGGGCAATCTCAGTGCCGGACGAGGCATTGTGGTACACCGCAGCGAATGCGGAAATCTGGAAGACTGTCACGAAGACCCGGAGAAGTGTTTCCCGCTGCAGTGGTCCGACACCGTAGAGGACGACTTCCCGGTGGGCCTGCGCCTTGAGATTGAAACGCGCCGCGGCCTGGTGGCAGAGCTTGCCAGCCTGATCAACGACGCCGAAGCCAATATCGAACGCATCAATATCGAAGAGCGTGATGAGCGTCTGTCGATCGTCAACCTGACGCTGGCCGTGCGTAACCGCGTACATCTGGCGCGAATCATCAAACGCATTCGCAATCTGGCCTATGTAGGTCGTGTCTCGCGTACCGGCAGCTGA
- a CDS encoding glutathione S-transferase, translating to MRYELYYWPDIPGRGEFIRLALEAGGADYIDVGNSTEPGYGVEAVTAWLDGSMTDYPPLAPPFLKAGKEVISHVANILLYLGPRLKLVSDDKVYQFWAHSLQLTITDFVAEAHDVHHPMGPELYFEDQEAEAIRRADNFIANRLPKFFHYFERIIDKNPDSPVYLVGKRLSYVDLSLFHMVQGLRYAFPNAMAALETDIPKVIALHDHVLELPLISEYLASERRLPFSEQGLFRCYPQLDRPKN from the coding sequence ATGCGTTACGAGCTCTATTACTGGCCGGACATCCCCGGTCGGGGCGAATTCATTCGTCTGGCACTGGAAGCCGGTGGGGCCGACTATATCGATGTGGGCAACAGCACCGAACCCGGTTACGGGGTCGAGGCCGTCACGGCATGGCTGGATGGCAGCATGACCGACTACCCCCCGCTGGCCCCGCCCTTTTTAAAGGCCGGCAAGGAGGTGATCTCCCACGTCGCCAATATCCTTTTATACCTGGGCCCGCGTCTCAAGCTGGTCAGCGATGACAAGGTCTATCAGTTCTGGGCCCATAGCCTGCAGCTGACCATCACCGATTTTGTCGCCGAGGCGCACGATGTCCACCACCCCATGGGACCGGAGCTTTACTTCGAGGATCAGGAGGCAGAGGCCATCCGCCGGGCGGACAACTTTATCGCCAACCGTTTGCCGAAGTTTTTTCACTACTTCGAGCGCATCATCGATAAAAACCCCGACAGCCCGGTGTATCTGGTCGGCAAGCGCCTTTCCTACGTGGATCTGTCGCTCTTTCACATGGTGCAGGGCCTGCGTTACGCCTTTCCCAACGCCATGGCCGCACTGGAAACCGATATCCCGAAGGTCATCGCCCTGCACGATCACGTGCTGGAGCTGCCCCTGATCAGCGAGTACCTTGCCTCCGAGCGACGCCTGCCGTTTTCCGAGCAGGGGCTTTTCCGTTGCTACCCGCAGCTCGACCGCCCAAAGAATTAA
- a CDS encoding hydrogen peroxide-inducible genes activator: protein MTLTELRYIVTLAQERHFGRAAERCFVSQPTLSVAVKKLEEELGVALFERSKSTVQVTPLGEKIVEQASRVLEQASAIKELANEGKDQLSSPLRVGAIHTIGPYLFPHLIPTLSEEAPQMPLYIEENLTGELRRKLRSGELDVIIVALPFAEPDVLTKSLYDEPFEVLLPAGHAWLSRKEIDRDVLYDEKMLMLGEGHCFRDQVLEACPTIKDHVHQPGNTLIAEGGSLETIRHMVASGLGITVVPQSATGSVHYASGLLETRPFKDPAPYRTVALAWRASFPRPKAIDAITRAIKACHRAIHPE from the coding sequence ATGACTCTAACAGAACTTCGTTACATCGTAACCTTGGCCCAGGAGCGTCATTTCGGACGCGCCGCCGAGCGTTGCTTCGTCTCACAGCCGACCCTGTCGGTGGCGGTCAAGAAACTGGAGGAAGAACTGGGTGTGGCGCTGTTTGAACGCAGCAAGTCCACCGTCCAGGTCACCCCATTGGGCGAAAAAATCGTCGAGCAGGCCAGTCGCGTGCTCGAGCAGGCCAGCGCCATCAAGGAGCTGGCCAACGAAGGCAAGGACCAGCTTTCAAGCCCGCTGCGGGTCGGCGCCATCCATACCATCGGGCCCTATCTCTTTCCGCATCTGATCCCCACACTCTCCGAGGAAGCGCCGCAGATGCCGCTTTACATCGAAGAGAATCTGACCGGCGAACTGCGGCGCAAGCTGCGCTCCGGAGAGCTGGACGTGATCATCGTGGCGCTGCCCTTTGCCGAGCCCGACGTGCTGACCAAATCGCTCTATGACGAGCCCTTTGAGGTGCTGCTGCCGGCCGGTCACGCCTGGCTCTCCCGCAAGGAGATCGACCGGGACGTCCTGTACGACGAGAAAATGCTGATGCTGGGCGAGGGCCACTGCTTTCGCGATCAGGTGCTGGAAGCGTGCCCGACCATCAAGGATCACGTGCACCAGCCCGGCAATACCCTGATTGCCGAGGGCGGGTCGCTGGAAACCATTCGTCATATGGTGGCCTCCGGGCTTGGCATCACCGTGGTGCCTCAATCCGCCACCGGCAGCGTGCATTATGCCAGTGGTCTGCTGGAAACGCGTCCCTTCAAGGACCCGGCACCGTATCGGACCGTGGCATTGGCCTGGCGTGCCAGCTTCCCACGTCCCAAGGCGATCGATGCCATCACGCGTGCGATCAAGGCCTGCCACAGGGCCATACATCCGGAATGA